The Desulfovibrio sp. DNA window GCCTGCGCTGTGCGCGCACCGCACCCCCCGGGCAAAAACATCAATACCCGATGGGATATGCCCGCTGTTGCGAACCTGCAGTTCTCCTGCGCAGAGCGTAACAGAGGCGCGCCCATTTTCTGTGTACTGGCATGCATTGTCCAGAAGATTGTTAAAAACAATGCCCACCAGTTCTTTCTGCCCACGGGCCACCACGCCAGCAGCAATGCTGGCATGCAATAATACGGGCTTGCGCTGTTCCGGACCTTTGCCGCGTATGCTGCCCACCCCGCCAGAAGTGGGCTGGCCCAAGTCTGATGTACCAGAATTTGCCTTGTCGGCAAGGCAAAGTACGCCGTCGCCCGACATTTCGGCAACGATACTCCACAGCAGGGCGCTGCAGTCAAGGTCGTGAAACTCGATTTCCTCGGGGCGGCGGGCCAGCATCAGAAGGGTGCGCACTGTATTGGACATACGGCCAGTGGTGCGCATGAGCCGCTGAACCACCGGAGCCAGATTTTCGGTATGGGGCAAATGTTGCAACTGCACTTCCAGAATCTCAAGGCCCCCCTGCATTACCGTGAGCGGCGTGCGCAGTTCGTGGCTCACATCGCCCGTAAAATTGCTCTCGCGCTGCACAAAGCGGCGCAGTGCTTCCTCACGCGCGGCGATGGCCCGCGCCAGCACCCCCACCTCGTCATCGAGACTGGTAAGCGGTATGGGCGGCTCACTCTCGCCCGGCTGCGAACCGCCTTGCAGATACCCCGCTGAGCGGCTTTCCACAGCGGCGGTAAGCTTGCTTAAAGGCCCTGTGAGCCTGCGGCTCAGCACCACGGCAAGTATCACGGCGAGCCCAAGGCCACTGACGGCGCAAAGCAGCAAGATGCGGTTAAGCCGCTGCTTTAGAGCCAGAAAGGCACCTGTGCCCCCGTTGAGCACGTAGATGACTCCATCTCTGCGCTCAATGAGAATAAATTCTTCCATGCGGTTGATGAAGTGCAGACCGTCGGGCATGTTGTGCCATTCTGGCGGAACCTGCTTGCCCACAAGAAAGCGCCAGTGCATGACCACAGCAAGGTCTTCGCCATAATACAGGTTGCCACCGCCGTTGTCTTCGGCCTCCCAGGCGCGCTTTTCGGCTTCTATAAAGGCGTCCATCACTGGTCTGGCGTGCCAGCCCACAAGATATGTTCCCAACGAATCGAAAGACAGCCGCCCCACAATACCCAGGGCTGCGCTCATGAGCAGGGCCAGAAACACAAAAGCCGCCAGCAAACGTCGGCGGATACTGGCCCTGCGGCGCGTGGCGTCATGGGCATATGGTGGGGGCGTGTTGGGCCTTGGCATCAGTCGGCATCTCCTGGCTCGGTGCTCAGGCGATAGCCCACATGCGGAACAGTGTGCAGCAGAGGCAAGGCAAAGGGCTTGTCGAGCTCGCGGCGCAGTTCGTGGATATGCGTGCGCAGGGCGCTGCCTTCCGGCGGGTCTTCACCCCACAGGGAGTGCTCCAGATCTTCGCGTCGCACAAGCCCGGGCGCAACGCGAATCAGCTCGTCAAGAATCCTGAAACCCGTGGGGCTCAACCGCAGGCGGCGGCCCTGACGCTCGGCCCAGTGCTCGCTGGCGTTGAATGTCAGATCCGCATACGTCCATACCGCTCCGCTTGAGGCAGCGTTGGTTGACGACATGCGCCCACGGCGCAGCAGTGCGCGTACTCTGGCCTCCAGTTCCTTGAGCGCAAAAGGCTTGATCAGGTAATCGTCTGCCCCTGCTTCCAGCCCCTGAACCCTGTCGGCCACGGCATCTCTCGCTGTAAGCATTATGACGGGCGTATGGCGCTGATGTTCATCGCGCAATTTGCGGCACAGGCTTATGCCGTCAAGACCGGGAAGCATCACATCAAGAACAATACAGTCAAAGTGCTGCTCAAGGGCCATAGCCAGCCCGGTTTTACCGTTTCTGGCACAGTCGAGCTCGTAGCCCAGCGGCTCAAGAAAGCCGTAGAGGTTGGCGAGGATGTCCTCGTTGTCCTCTACCAGCAAGAGGGCGATGGGCATTGGCTAGCGCCTCACCGGGGCTGGCTTTTGCGGGGTGTTGGCAATCTCGGGCATGTCCTTGGCTGTGATGGGTCCAATAATGGTGATGGAATCTACCTCAACCTCATTGGGCCGCTTGCGGTTCCAGTCTACGTGCCCTTGCAAGCGCACCTTATCCTTGGGGGTGACAGTAAGCTGATCAAAAATCTTGTTGTCGATCTCCACCACCACCTGACCGCTGTGGTCCTCGAACTGGTAGCGGTGTTTACGCCTTGGCAGTTTTTCTACCAGATGCCCCTCAAGCACGCAGGGGGCATCGTCCTGGGCACCCAGCACGTCCACGGCCCTAGTCACGGTGGCCGCAACCCCGGGGCCCTCAAAGCCCGCAGCCCTAGCAGGCTGCGCTGTCAAAAAGGCCAGGCTGAGGGCCAGGCACAAAAACAAGGTGTATAGAGTGGGGCGCACTGTATGCATGCTGTTCTCCAAAAGGACGGGCTGCGCCGCCGGGTGGGGGAATATGGTGTGGCGGGAATGGGGCTGGCGGTTGGGTGAGGAACAAAAAACTTTCCGGTGTCCGCGCACTGTGGCGCAGCCTGCGGACACCGGAAATAGTGGCAATATGTGCAACCGGAGCGGCTACTGCTGCATTTCAGCCTTGCGCACGGCCATCACGCCTTCCTTGCCAGCCTTGACCACCATAACGCCGGTCAGGTGAACCTTGCTCTGCGCTTCGATGTGGGCGGCGGCAGCAGCTTTTTTGCTCAGGGCCACGGTCATGCGGCCGGTGCCGTCTTCAAAGACGTAGCGGTTCTTCTTGCCCTGCACGGGTTCGACGATGGTGCCGGTGACGGACACGGGGGTCTTGTTGGCAGAAGCCAGAGCCTTGGCTACCGTATCCACAGGGGCGACTTTTGTCACGCTCTTGGCCTTGCG harbors:
- a CDS encoding HAMP domain-containing sensor histidine kinase — its product is MPRPNTPPPYAHDATRRRASIRRRLLAAFVFLALLMSAALGIVGRLSFDSLGTYLVGWHARPVMDAFIEAEKRAWEAEDNGGGNLYYGEDLAVVMHWRFLVGKQVPPEWHNMPDGLHFINRMEEFILIERRDGVIYVLNGGTGAFLALKQRLNRILLLCAVSGLGLAVILAVVLSRRLTGPLSKLTAAVESRSAGYLQGGSQPGESEPPIPLTSLDDEVGVLARAIAAREEALRRFVQRESNFTGDVSHELRTPLTVMQGGLEILEVQLQHLPHTENLAPVVQRLMRTTGRMSNTVRTLLMLARRPEEIEFHDLDCSALLWSIVAEMSGDGVLCLADKANSGTSDLGQPTSGGVGSIRGKGPEQRKPVLLHASIAAGVVARGQKELVGIVFNNLLDNACQYTENGRASVTLCAGELQVRNSGHIPSGIDVFARGVRCAHSAGSGAGLGLSLALRACERLGWQLELISEPAGGEAVFRVIFTPISQGVDI
- a CDS encoding response regulator transcription factor: MALLLVEDNEDILANLYGFLEPLGYELDCARNGKTGLAMALEQHFDCIVLDVMLPGLDGISLCRKLRDEHQRHTPVIMLTARDAVADRVQGLEAGADDYLIKPFALKELEARVRALLRRGRMSSTNAASSGAVWTYADLTFNASEHWAERQGRRLRLSPTGFRILDELIRVAPGLVRREDLEHSLWGEDPPEGSALRTHIHELRRELDKPFALPLLHTVPHVGYRLSTEPGDAD
- a CDS encoding NirD/YgiW/YdeI family stress tolerance protein, which codes for MHTVRPTLYTLFLCLALSLAFLTAQPARAAGFEGPGVAATVTRAVDVLGAQDDAPCVLEGHLVEKLPRRKHRYQFEDHSGQVVVEIDNKIFDQLTVTPKDKVRLQGHVDWNRKRPNEVEVDSITIIGPITAKDMPEIANTPQKPAPVRR
- a CDS encoding NirD/YgiW/YdeI family stress tolerance protein, with amino-acid sequence MRYLLIMLMSLMLAAPAYAAGTADAPATPTTTRKAKSVTKVAPVDTVAKALASANKTPVSVTGTIVEPVQGKKNRYVFEDGTGRMTVALSKKAAAAAHIEAQSKVHLTGVMVVKAGKEGVMAVRKAEMQQ